The following are from one region of the Bacillus methanolicus MGA3 genome:
- a CDS encoding DUF3006 family protein gives MKGLVERFKGDIVVVEINGKTRELSKSLFPAEIEIGDVVEIVGDKIIILKEEMDQLR, from the coding sequence ATGAAAGGATTAGTTGAACGTTTTAAAGGAGATATAGTAGTAGTTGAGATAAATGGGAAAACCAGGGAATTATCCAAAAGTTTATTTCCTGCAGAAATTGAAATTGGTGACGTAGTGGAGATTGTTGGAGATAAAATAATCATACTTAAAGAAGAAATGGATCAACTACGTTAA
- a CDS encoding ABC transporter transmembrane domain-containing protein has protein sequence MKVFIDLMWFFKQEKKAYFTGALLLLAVAFLEIVPPKIIGIVVDHIVNGTLTGWMLIKWISVLIMAGLIMYVLRYYWRVMIFGSAVKLSRLLRDKLFKHFTDMSQSFYQKRRIGDLMAHATNDLEAIQQTAGLGVLTLIDSLSTGGFVIIAMAVTISWKLTLIALIPMPFMALLTNWYGTLLHRYFHKAQEAFSSLNDKTQESITGIKVIKTFGQEKEDIEDFRNMSEDVVKKNILVAKVDSLYDPTISLIVGISFFLSVVFGAKYVLNGVLSIGELVSFTTYLGLLIWPMLAFGWLFNIVERGRASYDRVSALLSEKGEIEENEDALEIVPTGNIEYKIRSFSYPNEKKPVLRDIFFKIRKGETVGIVGKTGAGKTTLLKLLIREFEGYDGTIFFGNAPLRDYKLQSLREAIGYVPQDHFLFSATVSENIAFGKPDASKEEIIEAAKTANIHQDILEFTEGYETVVGERGVSLSGGQKQRISIARALLMDPEVLILDDSLSAVDAKTEEAILTALKENREGKTTIITTHRISSIQHANFILVLEDGKIAQRGTNEELMLEEGWYKEMYLRQQLEELVEHGG, from the coding sequence ATGAAAGTATTTATTGATTTGATGTGGTTTTTTAAGCAGGAAAAAAAAGCTTATTTTACAGGTGCACTGCTGCTTTTGGCAGTAGCTTTTTTAGAGATTGTCCCCCCAAAGATTATTGGCATTGTTGTTGACCATATAGTGAATGGCACGTTAACAGGCTGGATGCTTATCAAATGGATCAGCGTTTTAATAATGGCAGGTCTTATCATGTATGTATTGCGTTATTATTGGCGAGTCATGATATTTGGATCTGCTGTAAAACTTTCGCGGTTATTGAGAGATAAGTTATTTAAACATTTTACGGATATGTCGCAATCTTTTTATCAAAAGCGGCGCATTGGAGATTTGATGGCCCATGCAACGAATGATCTGGAGGCGATTCAGCAAACTGCCGGTCTCGGAGTCCTTACACTTATTGATTCGCTTTCGACAGGCGGTTTTGTTATTATCGCCATGGCAGTTACAATCAGCTGGAAGCTGACCCTTATCGCTTTAATACCTATGCCTTTTATGGCGCTTTTAACGAACTGGTACGGAACGCTTTTACATAGGTATTTCCATAAAGCACAGGAAGCATTTTCATCTTTAAATGATAAAACACAAGAAAGTATAACAGGAATCAAAGTAATTAAGACGTTTGGCCAAGAAAAAGAGGATATTGAAGATTTTCGAAATATGTCCGAAGATGTGGTAAAAAAGAATATTTTAGTTGCAAAGGTGGATTCCTTATATGATCCAACTATTTCCCTCATTGTAGGCATTTCGTTTTTCTTATCGGTCGTATTCGGGGCAAAATATGTCCTTAATGGTGTCCTATCAATAGGTGAACTTGTTTCCTTTACGACATATCTTGGCTTGCTCATTTGGCCGATGCTTGCTTTCGGATGGCTGTTTAATATTGTAGAAAGAGGAAGGGCGTCTTATGATCGTGTTTCTGCTTTGCTTAGTGAAAAAGGAGAGATTGAGGAAAACGAAGATGCTCTAGAAATCGTTCCGACTGGGAATATTGAATACAAAATCCGCTCTTTTTCTTATCCTAATGAAAAGAAACCGGTTTTAAGGGATATTTTCTTTAAGATCAGAAAAGGGGAAACAGTAGGGATTGTTGGAAAAACAGGTGCAGGAAAAACAACGTTGTTAAAGCTTTTAATTCGTGAATTTGAAGGTTATGATGGAACTATTTTTTTCGGGAATGCGCCGTTGCGTGATTATAAGCTGCAATCTTTAAGAGAAGCCATTGGCTATGTTCCACAGGACCATTTTCTATTTTCGGCAACAGTTAGTGAAAACATTGCATTTGGAAAACCTGATGCTTCAAAAGAAGAGATTATTGAAGCAGCGAAAACAGCTAATATTCATCAGGATATTCTTGAATTTACTGAAGGGTATGAAACGGTGGTTGGAGAACGTGGAGTTTCTTTATCAGGCGGACAGAAACAGCGAATTTCGATCGCGCGAGCTTTATTAATGGATCCTGAGGTTTTGATTCTTGATGATTCTCTCTCAGCTGTCGATGCTAAGACAGAAGAAGCGATTCTTACTGCTTTAAAAGAAAACAGAGAAGGGAAAACAACAATCATAACAACCCATCGTATAAGTTCTATTCAACATGCAAATTTCATTCTTGTTCTAGAAGACGGTAAAATTGCTCAGCGCGGTACCAATGAGGAACTCATGCTTGAAGAAGGATGGTATAAGGAAATGTACTTGCGGCAGCAGCTTGAAGAATTAGTGGAACATGGAGGATAA
- a CDS encoding ABC transporter ATP-binding protein, producing MEKIQSMNGKEQRQVLFRLLSYTKPHSKTIIFAFCLLLLTTAGEILGPILVKIFIDDYLTPRNLLFKPLFVLGAAFLVLQIANVLVSYFQLLTFQKIALKIIQQLRIDVFSKVQALGLKYFDKTPAGSIVSRVTNDTEAIKDMFVTVIVTFIQSFFLLTGIFVAMFILNVKLALFCIVILPIIYMIMRTYRKYSSIFYQEVRERLSELNAKLSESLQGMAIIQVFRQEQRLRKEFGEINEKHYQAGMRNIKIDGLLLRPAIDLVYTLALIIVLSFFGITSFAGRIEIGVLYAFINYLDRFFEPVNNMMMRLSLFQQAIVAGSRVFKLLDEEELAPSQGRESTLKIEDGEIEFRNVSFSYDGIRDVLKNISFKAKPGETVALVGHTGSGKSSIINLLMRFYEFERGEILIDGRSIKDYPEEEIRTKIGLVLQDPFLFFGNVKDNIRLYNKYLTDEQVIEAARFVQAHTFIEKLENGYEHEVVERGATFSSGQRQLIAFARTIATNPKILVLDEATANIDTETEEAIQTALEKMRKGRTTIAIAHRLSTIQDADLILVLHQGEIVERGTHQQLLARRGLYHKMYLLQNGLVDHLEDAVN from the coding sequence ATGGAAAAAATCCAATCGATGAACGGCAAGGAACAACGTCAAGTATTATTTCGATTACTTTCATATACAAAACCACACTCGAAAACCATTATTTTTGCCTTTTGTCTTTTGTTATTGACTACGGCAGGGGAAATTCTTGGCCCGATCCTGGTGAAAATCTTTATAGACGACTATTTAACCCCTAGAAATCTTTTATTTAAGCCTTTGTTCGTCCTCGGAGCAGCCTTTTTAGTTCTTCAAATAGCAAATGTACTTGTCTCTTATTTTCAATTGCTTACCTTTCAAAAAATTGCCTTGAAAATTATTCAACAACTCAGAATCGATGTTTTTTCAAAGGTTCAAGCACTTGGACTAAAATATTTTGATAAAACACCTGCCGGCAGTATCGTTTCAAGGGTAACAAATGATACAGAAGCAATTAAGGATATGTTCGTTACGGTTATCGTCACTTTTATTCAGAGTTTCTTTCTTTTAACAGGAATATTTGTGGCCATGTTTATTCTGAATGTGAAACTAGCCTTGTTTTGTATCGTGATCCTTCCTATTATATATATGATCATGAGGACGTACAGAAAATATAGTTCGATTTTTTATCAGGAGGTGCGTGAACGTCTTAGTGAACTCAATGCGAAATTAAGTGAATCTTTGCAGGGCATGGCGATCATCCAGGTGTTTCGTCAAGAACAGCGGTTGAGAAAAGAATTTGGGGAGATTAATGAAAAACATTATCAGGCAGGGATGCGAAATATTAAAATCGATGGTTTGCTTTTAAGGCCTGCAATTGATTTGGTTTATACGTTAGCGCTGATCATAGTTTTGAGCTTTTTTGGAATTACTTCATTTGCCGGCAGAATTGAAATTGGTGTCCTTTATGCGTTTATCAATTATTTAGACCGTTTCTTTGAACCTGTAAATAATATGATGATGCGTCTATCGTTATTTCAACAGGCAATTGTCGCAGGCTCTCGTGTTTTTAAGCTTTTGGATGAAGAGGAACTTGCTCCTTCTCAGGGCAGGGAGTCAACCTTAAAGATTGAAGACGGGGAAATTGAGTTTCGGAACGTTAGCTTTTCCTATGACGGAATTAGGGATGTTTTAAAAAATATATCCTTCAAAGCAAAACCGGGAGAAACGGTGGCACTTGTCGGACATACGGGCAGCGGCAAAAGCTCAATCATTAACCTCCTCATGCGATTCTATGAATTTGAGCGAGGAGAAATTCTTATTGATGGAAGGTCGATTAAAGACTATCCGGAAGAAGAAATCAGGACAAAAATTGGACTTGTTTTGCAGGACCCATTTTTGTTTTTTGGAAATGTGAAAGATAATATTCGACTTTATAACAAATATTTGACAGATGAACAAGTAATTGAAGCAGCACGGTTTGTTCAGGCTCATACGTTTATCGAGAAGCTTGAAAATGGATATGAGCATGAAGTAGTTGAAAGAGGAGCGACTTTTTCAAGCGGACAGCGGCAGCTAATCGCATTTGCGAGAACCATTGCGACGAACCCCAAAATACTTGTCCTAGATGAAGCAACAGCTAATATTGATACGGAAACAGAAGAAGCCATTCAAACAGCGCTGGAAAAAATGAGAAAAGGCCGAACAACGATAGCAATTGCTCATCGTCTGTCTACGATCCAGGATGCAGACTTAATTCTCGTTCTTCACCAAGGGGAAATTGTAGAAAGAGGTACACACCAGCAGTTGCTTGCAAGGAGAGGACTTTACCATAAAATGTATTTGCTGCAAAATGGATTGGTTGATCATCTTGAAGACGCAGTCAATTAA
- a CDS encoding aspartyl-phosphate phosphatase Spo0E family protein, with translation MTKQDLLSLIEKKRAELIQVVSKNGLNSSVAIKHSQELDILLNEYNRTFIKKIQTVN, from the coding sequence GTGACGAAACAAGACCTGCTTTCATTAATTGAAAAAAAACGAGCTGAACTCATCCAAGTGGTATCAAAAAACGGCCTTAATTCGTCTGTTGCAATTAAACATAGCCAAGAGCTTGATATCCTTTTGAATGAGTATAACCGCACCTTTATAAAAAAAATCCAGACAGTCAATTAG
- a CDS encoding cytochrome c biogenesis CcdA family protein, with product MSDINVFIALGAGFLSFISPCCLPLYPAFLSYITGMSVGEIKTENAMLQRRSLVHTLFFLLGFSVIFIAIGFTTSFIGQFFAEYKDLIRQIGAIFIVFFGLVIVGILNPEFMMKDRRFEFKNRPSGYIGSAFIGMAFAAGWTPCTGPILMSVFALAASNPGSGLLYMIAYTLGFAIPFFVLSFFIGKLQWIKKHNVTIMKIGGYIMIVMGIILFFNWMTKMISIVTSVFGGYTGF from the coding sequence ATGTCTGATATTAATGTGTTTATTGCTCTTGGTGCAGGATTTTTGAGTTTTATTTCTCCTTGCTGTCTTCCGTTATATCCGGCGTTTCTCTCCTATATTACCGGGATGTCGGTAGGGGAAATCAAAACAGAAAATGCGATGCTTCAAAGGCGGAGTTTGGTTCATACATTATTTTTTCTGTTAGGGTTTTCCGTAATTTTTATTGCGATCGGATTTACAACATCTTTTATCGGTCAATTTTTTGCTGAGTACAAGGACTTAATCAGGCAGATTGGAGCTATTTTTATTGTATTTTTTGGCCTAGTGATTGTGGGAATTTTGAATCCTGAATTTATGATGAAGGACCGGCGATTTGAATTTAAAAATCGTCCATCGGGATACATTGGTTCTGCTTTTATCGGAATGGCGTTTGCCGCAGGCTGGACGCCTTGTACAGGACCGATTTTAATGTCAGTCTTTGCTTTGGCTGCTTCTAATCCAGGTTCAGGCCTGTTGTACATGATCGCATATACGTTAGGTTTCGCTATTCCATTTTTTGTTTTGTCCTTTTTCATTGGAAAACTGCAATGGATTAAAAAGCATAATGTTACGATCATGAAGATTGGAGGCTATATCATGATCGTAATGGGAATTATTTTATTTTTTAATTGGATGACGAAAATGATTTCGATTGTTACTAGTGTTTTTGGAGGATATACCGGCTTTTAA
- a CDS encoding response regulator, producing MAKILIVDDAKFMRITLSNILKKANHEVVGEGETGKDAIELYRQLNPDLVTMDITMPEMSGIEAVKEIKKEFPQAKVIMCSAMGQQKMVVEAIEAGAKDFIVKPFDEARVLDAINRVL from the coding sequence ATGGCAAAAATATTAATTGTTGATGACGCCAAATTTATGAGAATTACGTTATCAAATATATTAAAAAAAGCAAATCATGAAGTCGTTGGAGAAGGCGAGACCGGAAAAGACGCGATTGAATTGTATCGCCAGTTGAATCCCGATTTAGTCACAATGGACATAACGATGCCGGAAATGAGCGGAATTGAGGCTGTCAAAGAAATTAAAAAGGAGTTTCCACAAGCGAAAGTGATCATGTGTTCTGCCATGGGGCAGCAAAAAATGGTTGTGGAAGCAATCGAAGCGGGGGCAAAGGACTTTATCGTCAAGCCGTTTGACGAAGCGCGAGTACTTGATGCAATTAACAGAGTTTTATAA
- a CDS encoding CcdC family protein: MNMVIASSIAAIGMAVLVIFIRIKAAKKPVTVKKIILPPIFMSTGALMFLFPKFRVTPMEILEALSVGMLFSILLIKTSTFEIRDDEIYLKRSKAFIFILIGLLIIRIIIKSILSSQIDYGQLSGMFWILAYGMIVPWRVAMYVNYKKLYNQLNGSTNTKMI; this comes from the coding sequence ATGAACATGGTTATTGCTTCTTCAATTGCAGCGATTGGAATGGCTGTACTTGTTATATTCATCCGGATAAAAGCCGCAAAAAAACCGGTCACAGTAAAAAAAATCATTTTACCGCCGATTTTTATGAGCACAGGTGCGCTCATGTTTTTATTTCCAAAGTTCCGGGTAACTCCGATGGAAATATTGGAAGCATTATCGGTCGGTATGCTGTTTTCGATCTTATTAATCAAAACATCCACATTTGAAATTCGCGATGATGAAATTTATTTAAAGCGGTCAAAAGCATTTATTTTTATCCTTATCGGTTTGCTTATTATCAGGATTATTATCAAATCAATTTTAAGTTCACAAATTGATTATGGTCAGCTGAGTGGAATGTTCTGGATTCTTGCGTATGGAATGATCGTGCCTTGGCGTGTTGCCATGTACGTAAATTACAAAAAACTGTATAATCAATTAAATGGATCAACAAATACAAAAATGATTTAA
- a CDS encoding DUF2621 domain-containing protein — MLEGWFLWFILFWIVVLISSFAIGGFFMFRKFLKRLPKEDGKSELDWEEYYVNETRHLWKEEQKELLEDLVSPVPELFRDVARQKIAGKIGELALKEKADQITEDLIIRGYIIATPKRDHKFLRKKLSEKNIDLSPYEHLF, encoded by the coding sequence ATGCTTGAAGGCTGGTTTTTATGGTTTATTTTATTCTGGATCGTCGTGCTCATTTCTTCTTTTGCAATCGGCGGATTCTTTATGTTCCGCAAATTTTTAAAAAGACTGCCAAAAGAAGATGGAAAGTCAGAACTGGATTGGGAAGAATATTACGTCAATGAGACCCGGCATTTGTGGAAAGAGGAACAGAAAGAACTTCTTGAAGATCTGGTCAGCCCTGTACCAGAATTATTCAGGGATGTTGCAAGGCAAAAAATTGCCGGTAAAATCGGCGAACTTGCTCTTAAAGAAAAGGCCGATCAAATTACAGAGGATCTTATCATACGGGGATACATTATTGCCACACCAAAGCGTGACCATAAATTTTTGCGGAAAAAATTATCAGAAAAGAACATCGATCTTTCGCCATATGAACATTTATTTTAG